The genomic DNA GGCCCTGGTCTTAATGTTGACATCTATCGGTCGGATTTTCAGCAAACCTGGGTGTATCATATACAAGATAAAGAGAGGTTACATGGGGAGCTACTGCTATTTCAAGACACCGAAAACCCGGAGAGCGAGTTCACGGCGTGTTTATTCAGTCTCGGAAGTGAAAGCGAGTCTCAAACCTTACTGTTCAAAGCGTTCAAGAAATGGGTTATTGAAAACAGTGAAAGCTTaattgaaaacatcaagTTCGGAGATAGGCTGAAGTTAAATATTGCAGATCAAGTTCTGGCTAAAAACTGGAGAGGGATCAAAATTGGCTTTGGGTCACAGACTGGCCAGAACCGCTTAAAAAAACTGGAACTGGAAGTATCTGCAGCTGATGTCTGTCTCTTGAGTGGCGGTGAAAGAGAACGCGTGGTCTCAAATCGTATCTTTGATCATTTGTATGAAGAAACAGGTCTCTATGCTAACAAGTTACCCATATTGGATCTCAAAATAGAAGGACACGCGTTGGTTACAACCGACTGGTTCCGGGTGCTCCGCGGCTCTAATACGGCGACAGTG from Lachancea thermotolerans CBS 6340 chromosome F complete sequence includes the following:
- the IML3 gene encoding Iml3p (no similarity); translated protein: MTDIPKVWRCYVLTGRISDDALGRLVSESLGPGLNVDIYRSDFQQTWVYHIQDKERLHGELLLFQDTENPESEFTACLFSLGSESESQTLLFKAFKKWVIENSESLIENIKFGDRLKLNIADQVLAKNWRGIKIGFGSQTGQNRLKKLELEVSAADVCLLSGGERERVVSNRIFDHLYEETGLYANKLPILDLKIEGHALVTTDWFRVLRGSNTATVADVAGTVLEAFNSEQMAS